One window of Trifolium pratense cultivar HEN17-A07 linkage group LG5, ARS_RC_1.1, whole genome shotgun sequence genomic DNA carries:
- the LOC123887537 gene encoding bark storage protein A-like — protein MIGAPKRYNHWKRMEFLVVLVIVLLGSSIKAYGAINQLCWREISNINNQGPYFGIVVPNAFELNPLLQSSSFVPHNKFPYFDFAGRHFRIGELKMKKVIVVMTGESMLNAGLATQLLLTLFNVKGVLHYGIAGNANSKFQIGDVTIPQYWAHTGQWHWQRFGDKDEDNGDFNREFGYLKFSDYNNYTKHSKSVKNLLNKVWYQPEKIFPVDGTPEVWQSAFWVPVDKTYFEIARNLKNVELSNCVNKTCLPRKPIVVRVKNGVSANVFVDNRAYRDHLKSKFDVTPTDMESAAVALVCFQQKIPFIAIRALSDLAGGGSALTNEVSIFLSLASQNAFDVLVKFISLL, from the exons ATGATTGGAGCACCTAAAAGATATAACCATTGGAAGAGAATGGAGTTTTTAGTTGTCCTTGTGATTGTATTATTGGGAAGTAGTATCAAGGCCTATGGTGCAATTAATCAACTTTGTTGGAGAGAAATCAGCAATATCAATAATCAAGGACCATATTTTGGTATAGTTGTGCCAAATGCCTTTGAGTTGAACCCTCTTCTTCAATCATCAAGCTTTGTGCCTCACAATAAGTTCCCTTACTTTGACTTTGCTG GAAGACATTTTCGTATTGGcgaattgaaaatgaaaaaggttATTGTTGTTATGACCGGCGAGAGTATG CTAAATGCAGGTCTTGCTACCCAATTGTTGCTTACTTTGTTTAATGTAAAAGGAGTTCTACATTATGGAATTGCTGGTAATGCGAATTCTAAATTCCAAATTGGGGATGTGACAATTCCACAGTATTGGGCCCATACAGGACAATGGCATTGGCAG AGGTTTGGAGATAAGGATGAAGACAATGGAGATTTCAACAGAGAATTTGGTTATCTTAAGTTTTCTGATTACAATAACTACACAAAACATTCCAAATCAGTGAAAAATCTCTTGAACAAGGTTTGGTATCAACCAGAGAAAATTTTTCCTGTCGATGGAACTCCTGAAGTTTGGCAATCTGCATTTTGGGTTCCAGTTGACAAAACATACTTTGAAATTGCAAGAAACCTCAAG AATGTTGAATTGAGTAATTGTGTTAACAAAACTTGCTTGCCAAGAAAGCCTATTGTAGTGAGAGTAAAGAATGGGGTAAGTGCCAATGTGTTTGTTGACAACAGAGCTTATAGAGATCATTTGAAGTCCAAATTTGATGTTACTCCAACAGACATGGAAAGTGCTGCTGTTGCTTTAGTTTGTTTCCAACAAAAAATACCATTCATTGCCATTAGAGCATTGTCTGATTTAGCTGGAGGAGGTTCTGCATTGACCAATGAAGTATCAATCTTTTTATCATTAGCCTCCCAAAATGCATTTGATGTTCTTGTTAAATTCATctctttattataa